A genomic region of Capnocytophaga canimorsus contains the following coding sequences:
- a CDS encoding suppressor of fused domain protein, with protein MTEKQILKKIDAWDENDNIQAIIDFIENLPVEERSTAVLSELGRAYNNFYWLDQSAENEKYLQKAIDVFKYLEEELGETASWNYRIGYSYFYLNNSELAKKHFLREQELQGSGNDVDTYLACIEYAQEKGVSPVEVYNGGREGVQYPLERFLHFLEKKAPNLRTLIASGASDAELESFENQIGAKLPEAYKELYRTFNGQKQIVPFFATGNQHFVSLSEVTEIQERWLSFVKQHYGENWKNVRLSEEIFFDEEDVQNTLFNEKWIPILAGEQFFICMDLDPKQEEFYGQIICVMLNEDINNFEVGYLYNDIKDWLGYIIRNLQSEQLVYNAENNCLEFAEDGNYQEAAYYTEEERTALESYIEITFGKFDEVLHELVSPDIHCDIYLIKPTPERNYYTLVTGGMGAFQMYTPEDYHASPFAELVINLPPTWNIQSEEEKDYWPIRWLKNLARLPIQHQTYLGYGHTIPTNDALEGTNFDCLMLIGAVTQSEDGEQSQWAVAELPSGKEVGFFYVVPLYPEETQFKLDQSADDLLDKFEEADIPYPPVVDINRVNVCEDYEAMETPNLLDNIAWAFNDRFYGSLMHFWDGIRDYNADIENDLEDFTPFATIFSSSKVMMMYEAYIKSEKDILENERLLNPETFDDPDEDGMYYARILAELESEDRNYYGALNLLRHIHNTLSNKDLGDHIFFEGFDLESYQEDGTPVIYLNLGS; from the coding sequence CTTTATAGAAAATCTGCCTGTGGAAGAGCGTTCTACTGCCGTTCTGAGCGAACTCGGAAGGGCTTATAACAACTTTTACTGGCTCGACCAATCTGCTGAAAATGAAAAATATTTGCAAAAAGCTATCGATGTTTTCAAATATCTGGAAGAAGAACTTGGCGAAACAGCTTCATGGAATTATCGCATCGGGTATTCCTACTTCTACCTCAATAACAGTGAATTAGCAAAAAAACACTTCCTCAGAGAACAAGAATTACAAGGTTCTGGTAATGATGTAGATACGTACTTGGCTTGTATTGAATATGCTCAAGAAAAAGGAGTTTCGCCTGTAGAGGTTTACAATGGCGGAAGAGAAGGAGTGCAATATCCGTTAGAACGATTTTTACACTTTTTAGAGAAAAAAGCTCCCAATTTGCGTACACTCATCGCCTCAGGAGCTTCCGATGCTGAGTTGGAAAGTTTTGAAAACCAAATTGGTGCAAAACTTCCTGAAGCTTACAAAGAGCTTTATCGCACTTTCAATGGTCAAAAACAAATTGTTCCGTTTTTCGCAACAGGCAATCAGCATTTTGTTTCATTAAGTGAAGTAACTGAAATTCAAGAAAGATGGCTGAGCTTTGTAAAGCAACATTATGGTGAGAATTGGAAAAATGTCCGACTTTCCGAAGAAATTTTCTTTGATGAAGAAGATGTCCAAAACACACTTTTCAACGAAAAATGGATTCCGATTTTGGCTGGAGAGCAATTCTTCATTTGTATGGATTTAGACCCCAAACAGGAAGAATTTTATGGGCAAATTATCTGCGTGATGCTCAACGAGGACATCAATAATTTTGAAGTAGGTTATCTCTACAACGACATCAAAGATTGGTTGGGTTACATCATTCGCAATTTGCAATCAGAACAATTGGTGTACAATGCCGAAAATAATTGTCTTGAGTTTGCTGAAGACGGAAATTACCAAGAAGCAGCGTATTACACTGAAGAAGAACGCACGGCTTTGGAAAGTTATATCGAAATAACTTTCGGGAAGTTTGATGAGGTTCTGCACGAACTCGTATCTCCTGATATTCATTGCGATATTTATCTTATAAAACCCACACCAGAACGCAATTATTACACACTAGTAACGGGCGGTATGGGAGCTTTTCAGATGTACACCCCGGAGGATTATCACGCCTCGCCATTTGCCGAACTGGTTATCAACCTACCTCCTACTTGGAATATCCAAAGTGAAGAAGAGAAAGACTATTGGCCTATCCGTTGGCTGAAAAACTTAGCTCGTTTGCCTATCCAGCATCAAACTTATTTAGGATACGGGCATACCATACCTACCAATGATGCTTTGGAAGGTACTAATTTCGATTGCCTGATGCTCATCGGGGCAGTTACACAAAGTGAAGACGGCGAACAAAGCCAATGGGCTGTGGCAGAATTACCTTCGGGAAAAGAAGTTGGATTCTTCTATGTAGTGCCACTTTATCCAGAAGAAACGCAATTCAAACTCGACCAATCGGCAGACGATTTGCTAGACAAGTTCGAAGAGGCTGACATTCCGTATCCTCCAGTAGTTGACATCAATCGTGTGAATGTTTGTGAAGATTACGAGGCTATGGAAACTCCTAATTTATTAGATAATATTGCGTGGGCGTTTAACGATCGTTTTTACGGTTCACTGATGCATTTCTGGGACGGCATACGAGATTACAATGCTGATATTGAAAACGATTTGGAAGATTTCACACCTTTTGCAACCATTTTTAGCAGTTCCAAAGTGATGATGATGTATGAGGCTTACATCAAAAGTGAGAAAGATATTTTAGAAAATGAGCGTTTGCTTAATCCTGAAACTTTTGACGACCCAGATGAAGACGGAATGTACTACGCTCGTATATTAGCAGAACTTGAAAGTGAAGACCGCAACTATTACGGAGCTTTAAACTTACTTCGTCATATTCACAATACATTATCTAACAAAGATTTAGGCGACCATATTTTCTTTGAAGGTTTCGATTTGGAATCCTACCAAGAAGATGGAACACCTGTAATTTACTTGAATTTAGGAAGTTAA
- a CDS encoding RagB/SusD family nutrient uptake outer membrane protein — protein sequence MKKNIINIIKTTLLGILLAGCNPDFLDQEKLGEETSNVFFNSQQKALNSLTAAYSDIKDYRFGWTHWAFGETLSDNAIYGGSDGDNSSFSTLKDFNANTSHPLVTNKWRLCYRGINKANQTIEGVQKMNSSLFESEALKNRIVAEAKVLRAFYHFELVRCYGRVPILDRLITSNSDKIAQSDIETVYKFIVADLEAAQAHLPKKSQYDVKNRGRITQGFAQGLLAKVNLYNKNYPEAKKWAKAVMDSNEYQLVANFADIFTFEGEHGAESIFEVSFFDSQTESAATKNNGNFQTLFMLPRNITYGYGINLPTQELANAFDAAGDVIRKKATLLTTEEVYQLEISPEILNSSDPEKIEKEKAKLEFNRTGLFQKKMYVAPNKRSKQIRNNANNIRMMRYAEILLIYAEAAAETADEVAAKMALNQVRLRAGLSEVISTGDALKDAIFNERRLELAGESERYHDLIRTGRANATILPGWSEAKKYWPVPQTEIDNTTGEIEQNSGYN from the coding sequence ATGAAAAAGAATATCATTAACATAATAAAAACAACACTACTGGGCATATTACTGGCAGGTTGTAACCCCGATTTTCTTGATCAAGAAAAATTAGGAGAAGAGACCTCTAATGTGTTTTTCAATAGCCAACAAAAGGCATTAAATTCACTAACTGCTGCTTATTCCGATATTAAAGATTATCGATTTGGCTGGACTCATTGGGCTTTTGGCGAAACCCTTAGCGACAATGCTATTTACGGAGGAAGTGATGGTGACAACTCTAGCTTTTCAACACTAAAAGACTTTAATGCCAATACATCGCACCCATTAGTTACTAACAAATGGCGGCTTTGCTATCGAGGCATCAACAAAGCTAATCAAACCATTGAAGGGGTACAGAAGATGAATAGTTCGTTATTTGAATCGGAAGCTCTAAAAAACCGAATCGTTGCCGAGGCAAAAGTGTTACGAGCTTTCTATCACTTTGAATTGGTACGTTGCTATGGGCGTGTACCCATTTTAGATCGACTGATTACTTCTAATTCAGATAAAATCGCACAATCCGACATTGAAACCGTTTACAAATTCATCGTTGCCGATTTGGAAGCAGCACAAGCCCATCTTCCTAAGAAAAGCCAATACGATGTTAAAAATCGAGGCAGAATCACTCAAGGATTTGCCCAAGGACTATTAGCTAAGGTAAATCTTTATAACAAAAATTATCCTGAAGCCAAAAAATGGGCAAAAGCAGTAATGGACTCCAACGAATATCAATTGGTAGCCAATTTTGCTGATATTTTCACTTTTGAAGGCGAACACGGAGCCGAATCCATCTTTGAGGTAAGCTTTTTTGACTCTCAAACCGAATCGGCAGCTACCAAAAACAACGGAAACTTTCAAACCTTATTTATGCTTCCCCGAAATATCACCTACGGATATGGCATAAATTTGCCTACTCAGGAATTAGCTAATGCCTTTGATGCTGCTGGAGATGTTATTCGTAAAAAGGCCACCTTATTAACTACCGAAGAGGTATATCAATTAGAAATTTCCCCTGAAATTCTAAACTCAAGCGACCCTGAAAAAATTGAAAAAGAGAAAGCGAAACTTGAGTTTAACAGAACTGGTCTTTTCCAAAAGAAAATGTACGTTGCTCCGAACAAACGCTCAAAACAAATACGTAACAATGCTAACAATATCCGTATGATGCGTTATGCCGAAATTTTGCTCATCTACGCTGAAGCCGCTGCCGAAACCGCTGATGAAGTAGCAGCTAAAATGGCTTTAAATCAGGTGCGTTTAAGAGCGGGATTGTCGGAAGTTATCAGTACTGGAGACGCCTTAAAAGATGCTATTTTTAACGAACGTCGATTGGAACTAGCTGGCGAAAGTGAACGTTATCACGACCTTATCAGAACAGGAAGAGCAAACGCTACGATACTCCCTGGCTGGAGTGAAGCCAAAAAATATTGGCCTGTTCCACAAACCGAAATTGATAACACCACAGGAGAAATAGAACAAAACTCAGGATATAACTAA
- a CDS encoding dipeptide epimerase, translating to MDFKFAPFQLQLLHPFTVASCSRTTTPCMLVTLEYNGVVGYGEASLPPYLKENLHTVAQFYERIDLRRFNDPFQMEDILHYIDEISPKNTAAKAAIDIALHDLVGKLLGQPWHKIWGYSSQKIPPTSFTIGIDNEEVVRQKTLEAQHFERLKVKLGADNDQQMIQTIRSLTQVPLCVDANQGWTDKYQALDNIHWLATQNVLFVEQPMPKNQLKELSWLTEHSPLPIIADESVQRLEDIPRLREIFSGINIKLMKASGMREAHKMFHLAKALGMKTMLGCMTETSCAISAAAQLAPLADWVDLDGNLLISNDIFEGVKAVRGKIVLNSLPGIGVIKKGLE from the coding sequence TTGGATTTCAAATTTGCTCCTTTTCAATTGCAATTGTTACATCCTTTTACGGTAGCCTCTTGTAGTCGTACCACCACCCCGTGTATGCTTGTTACCCTTGAATACAATGGGGTTGTGGGCTATGGAGAAGCCTCTTTGCCTCCTTATTTGAAAGAAAACTTACATACGGTTGCTCAATTTTATGAACGGATTGATTTAAGACGATTTAACGATCCTTTTCAAATGGAAGACATTCTGCATTATATTGATGAGATTTCTCCTAAAAATACAGCTGCAAAGGCGGCTATTGATATAGCTTTACACGATTTGGTAGGCAAATTACTTGGACAACCTTGGCATAAAATATGGGGATATAGTTCACAAAAAATACCACCTACTTCCTTTACTATAGGTATTGATAACGAAGAGGTTGTTCGTCAAAAAACGCTCGAAGCTCAACATTTTGAAAGGCTTAAAGTTAAGCTTGGAGCTGACAATGACCAACAAATGATACAAACCATTCGCTCACTGACTCAAGTTCCACTTTGTGTAGATGCTAATCAAGGGTGGACGGATAAATATCAAGCTTTGGATAATATCCATTGGTTAGCTACCCAAAACGTACTTTTTGTAGAACAACCAATGCCTAAAAATCAACTTAAAGAATTATCGTGGCTCACCGAGCATAGCCCTTTACCTATTATTGCCGATGAAAGTGTGCAACGGCTGGAAGATATCCCTCGTTTACGGGAGATTTTCTCTGGAATTAATATCAAACTGATGAAAGCCTCTGGAATGCGTGAAGCTCATAAAATGTTTCATTTGGCAAAGGCTTTAGGAATGAAAACGATGTTAGGTTGTATGACTGAAACTTCGTGTGCTATTTCGGCAGCTGCACAACTTGCCCCCCTTGCCGACTGGGTAGATCTTGATGGAAATTTGCTTATCAGTAATGATATTTTTGAGGGGGTTAAAGCAGTTCGTGGAAAGATAGTTCTCAATAGTCTGCCTGGTATAGGAGTGATTAAGAAAGGATTAGAATAA